GGCCAAGAGCGCTTTCAGGATGTTCGGTGGCTCGCTCTTGTGCTCGGCCAGAATTTCTCTGATCTGCGCAGCCTGTTCAGCCATTGATCACGCTATTCGTATCTCGCCTGGACATAAGACCTGTGCAACGACTTCTATATGCTCTCTTCCTTTGAGTACCGTCTCACGTCTTCCATCCCACCCTACACAAGGCCCACATGCGCGCGGAGCTTGTTGTAATCGAACGCCGACGCACCCGTCCGCCAGAGTCCCGGATCATTGCGCTCCAATTGATCGATCAGCGACACGACCGAGGGCCGCGAGGCATCAACCGACGCGGCATGACGGGGCGTCTGCCCGCCCAAGGCAGGAGACTCGCGATCGGCCCACTCCAGGTAGACTTTCTCCAAGAAGGCATTCACGAAGGCCCGGTCTTCCTCGTTGGTCAGCACCAACGTCAGCGGCTCCTCCGCCGTGAGTTGCTCTTGCGTCACTCGACGGGCTGGAGGGTGCTCCGTTTCGCCGCGGTAGTGCAGCGAGAATCCGAACGTGGCTGCAAGACTGTGCTTCAACGCATTGAGCCGATCCTGCGCGTCACATTCGACGACAAGTTGCGTCGCCGTGACCGTGACCCGCGCGACGAGCTGGACGTTCCCCTGGTCATCTTTCTCCTGCATCACCCAACGGCGAACCTTGTCGGCGGCTCCGCCGCCGGCCGCAACTTCCGTCAGCCCCTCAAGCTCACCCAGACTGCCGGCAATCCATGAGAATTCACGATGCTCATAGAGCGCCAGCAAGTACAGATCCGGTGACCCGCTCTCATGCCGATACCGAATGTGCGCGACGGCGTCCGCGAGGGCGATGAACCGCATCCGTGCGAACATCGCGAGCAACAGATGACCGTATCGCTTTGCGAACTCCGGCCAATCCCCCAGTTCGAAGGAGCCCCCCACCAACTCCATCTGACGGCGCTCATCGTTGATCGCGTCAGAGAGGGCGCGGGTATCTTCCATCGTAAGCACCAGGGCAGGGCCTGCTCCTACCGAAGCGGTGGTCTCCGGATCGCCCGGCTCCCGCACGAGTCTGGTCAGCAATACCTTTCCGGCCTGAACCCGACCGGCCAGACCTTCGATCGGCACCTCATACAGGCGCCCGTTACCGATGGAACGCAAACGGCACCGCGACGCGCCCGGCTCGGCCGCCAGCACTTCCACCAAATCCATGTATGAGTGTTTCAAGGGGTCAAGCCACTGCCGCTCTTCATTGGGGATGTGCTCGGTGATGACGTCTCGCAGCTGCTCGATGAGGGTCAGCTGGCCATCCTCGGGATAGAAATCCGCATAGAGCCAGCCGTCGGCCAACTCCACTTCCTCCGTCAATGGCGCAAGCGGAGCCTGCGGGCCCATCTCGAGGTAGATCTGAAGCACCCGCCGCAACGCCGCTTCGCGCTGGACGCTGAACTCCGGTCCCAGCGACAACTGTTCCAGCCGCCCCAAGATCGCTTCCAGCTCTCGTGGGATCGGTAGCCAGAGCCCGGCCGCCTTCTCACTCGCGAGCTTCATGAATCTCATCCATCACGATCGCCTCGGCATCCAGCCAATCTTCCAAGGCAAAACCCTCTCGCCGCCCGCGCTCCTGCCACAGATCGTAGGCCTTCTG
This Nitrospiraceae bacterium DNA region includes the following protein-coding sequences:
- a CDS encoding DUF2934 domain-containing protein, translating into MKPTPKKSRTQRSVESGAGRSGAATVESPDGLWERISQKAYDLWQERGRREGFALEDWLDAEAIVMDEIHEARE